Within the Epinephelus lanceolatus isolate andai-2023 chromosome 22, ASM4190304v1, whole genome shotgun sequence genome, the region GGCATAAGGCGATCTGGTTAGGAGGCGGTAGAAGACTGGTGTGGAAGACACGAGGAATGGGAGGAGGAAAACAAGGGTTCGGATGAGATATCTGTGCCGCCTCCACCTTTGGCGAGTATTGCAGCAAGATAAGACGCAAATGATTGCAACAACACACGCGCACGGGATGTAGAAGGTCTCAAAGAACACACTGAAATCTGAGATTGCATAGGATGATGTTAGAGATTCTGCAGGCTCATGTTTCAAGTCAATATGGGAGCCATTGTGGCCTCCTGTCTCCACTATCCCTGCCCGGGGGTGGATATAGTAGTAGTACGCCAATGATGAGCCAACCGTGTAGGAGCTGATAGTGCCGTAATCCACAAAGAAGCAGACTTCTCTAACCACCAGAGACATTGAGTTAAGTAGGTGGGCCATGCTGCTAGCCATTAACAGACAGAACACCCCAATAAAGTAGTTCCACAATGGGTAGAAGAACGGGGTGTCACCATGTGGCGCACCTTCCCAACCAAAAACCTCCACAAAATAGTACGAAAAAATGAAAACTGGGAGGAAGTGTGTCCAGAAGTTGCCTGTTTCATTAGTGGGCCTGAATGCTGATAGTAAGCAATCCCTCAGGCTGTAGTTTGGGAAGCGGTAGCCAGTCAGGATGAAGTTCTCTATAACCCGAGGCGGTACATCCGTATGCTTCAGAAGCGGTAACGGCTGCCCGCATTTCAGAAGCATAATGGCGACAGTTGATGTTGCTGAAAGCCAACAATATCTCTTTGACTTTTCCTGCACAGCACCTCGCTTTTTAATGCTTGGCTGTTAACTTTATTGCTGGTCACAGCATAATTAGTGATTGCCATACAATCTGTCACTTATGAGTGGATAAGGCATCTACAGGCTGCTTGCTTTAAAAGACCTTTCAGCCCTGCTTGTCTTTGGACCTTTGATCCCAGCTCCACTGTGGGCCTCATGAGCTGGAGGTTAATCCAAAGAGCAAAGCTGGTGTATAGTCCAACAGTATACCGAGAGTAAATTTTAGAGCCACCTGCTTGAATAATTTTTCCCTTTGGTTTCCTCTTGACTCCAGAAGGTTAGCAAAACATCCAGCATGCAATGCTTTTCATGCTCTTCCCTTATTTTGCATTGAACGTATGCACATTCACGTGTCTTGTTATGGACAGTCCTGCAGCAGCAAATAAAAATGAAGGTCACTTATGACTGTGTTACAAGGTTGAACAGGACGTCAGTTACTGTATCCATCCGCAGAGATGTCCTGAAGACGCTCCATGAAGCTCTGTGGTATGTAGGTCATGCCGGCGTTCAACACTATATCGGGCTACTGCAGGCTTCTATTCCTACTGTTGTTCCTCGTCCATCAGCCTGTATCCACGACCGACTTTCAATTCATTCAGCTTCCATTCCGTTGCAATGCAGGGCGCTGCAGAGAGGAACAAATCCTCCGGGACTGAGAAGCAAAGCGGTAAGTGTGCCGGTGTTCACCCCTTTAACGCAACGTCACGTTTAAATGTATAGGCTACGTCGGGTTAAAGGTGGGAGGCTACCAGGAGTCTGTAGCCCTGAGAGGCTGGAGCCGACCGGCATTTCGGCGAAACACTGAGGAGAACAGAGACTGTTTGACAGGTACCGTAGGAGCATCAAGATACACACGCTGTAAAATGGGGTTCCGGTtatgactttcaaaataaaagtcagagGTTTGTTTATGTAACACTTCATTGAGGTCATATTGCTAGTTTACAGTTACCTATTAGCACTGTTGGGCAGGTTATtctcaaaatgtaatgtattactggttaccttcatttgaaagtgataAGGTACTTTACAATAGTACTCTTTTTGTAGAGAAGTTGCTTATTACACTACTACTACCAAAATGAGCTCAGAAGAactaatgttcattttaaatggatgttagtcatgttgtttcacagcaggtaatcaaagcacagaagttCCAGTTTATTATAGTTCATTTCAAACTGCAGGCCTGACCCactcatgcattcacatacagtggttaccactttgtattaaaattctctccgggcactccggcttcctcccacagtccaaagacatgcagattggggattaggttaattgataactctaaattgtccgtaggtgtgaatgtgagtgtgaatggttgtttgtctctatgtgtcagccctgcgatagtctggcgacctgtccagggtgtaccctgcctctcacccgatgtcagctgggataggctccagctcccccgcgaccctcaagaggatgaagcggttagaagatgaatgaatgataaatatttgtgggcttatgatatgaaacacaataaacaaatgttgaggTTAGCGCAACAAACAGAATGACGTGTGATCAGTCATTATAACTAGCCTAAATTGATAAAtgttaatgaaaacacactgaacatgataacTGCAGTCCCAGATATGCTGATCACCGGCATCCATCTAGGCCTATGATGTTGCGtataatgacatgacaacacacaacaatcTTCAGGGGATATTTTTTCTAGTGGTGCACTGGTGGACGTGGAGCAGTGTCgatcagtgtggatgaatgaaaattgaaaacaataaatattttatttttggtggtAATGTATTATATGTGAcatcgtaaaaaaaaaaaaaaattgctttttAGCCTATagtaaaacatttttgaatgaattaataatttttatttgtgttgcaTACATCTGGagaaacaaacattatttaacaCAATTTTTTTCATAGTCTTAAAACTGAAAAAGGAATAGACTAAAGCCCTAGGCTTATTTTTGCCTATCCTATATCAACCCAGAATATCAACATTACcaaagaaaggaaataaataagtaaatgaataattaaatacattataAATACATTATACTTTACACTACTTTATTATAAtccttattttacattttatttattttacaatataATCCGTAATGCTTTTacattttaaggcttttttgAAACTCAACAGAGAGCAACATAATTTCAGCTCAGCACTGAGACCATTCCATAGTTTGACTcccaaaactgaaacacatctgTATTTTACATCGGTTCTCACTTTAGGCTACATGTTTAATAAATAAGCAACCCTTTTAAATTGTAATTTCATTCTCTTTGAATTGAACATTTGAATTAAACTTAATTCTGAATAGTGATCACAAtttttgaaaacatatttttatgagTGCTGGAAATAATGAAGCACATAGAATTTTACATAGTCCCAGACCAATACAAAATTCATAATTTACATAGGGAAAAACTGCCATTGCCACTTCGATTATACAATGCTTTGGAAATACAGTTCCTTATTATGGTCAGGACAATAGAGGAAATTTGAATAGGGTATAGTAGTATCAAAGACACttgacacttttattttgaaggcaaaCTCCCCCCGTTTCCGGCTTCTTTCTCAGTAACTGTGTGCCTTGAGGCACTTGAACGGAGAGTGCTGAAGTATCTCAAAGCTTTGGCTTTTCTACGTTTTTCTTTCCTCGTATTTTTTCGGTTATGCCTAGAGACAAATGTTGATGGAGACAGAAGCTGTTTATTAATGACAGAGAGTAGTGTAGCCGTGCCGAGCCGACGGTGTTCCTGAATCTGCTTAAAATGCACAGTCCGTCCTTCAGTAATCCCGTTAGAGCACCACTGtgctctcccctcccctctgtaCCTCTGAATATCTCAACCTTTTAtagagctccttaccctctctTCCTTTGTTTCCGTTGTAATGTTGTAATGTTCactgaacatacagtacagtggtCAGATTTATATCGTTATAACTATTCTAACATCTTATATCTTGGTATCTCATAGTGTTTTGTTACGACTGTTTTATTATCTATAAAGGTGCTGTCATGGTACAGTAACAATATAGTAACCAAGCCAGTCGCCAGAAAAATAttggcactgtacgtttctgcaaagcaCATATACATTTGCCCATTATTATGTAGTAGATACatttaaactgtacatttcaacaacactggtAATGCGTGGTTAGCTTTCAGCacaaatatacatataataatataataataatgataataataattattattattattatattaattatagGAGGCTTATCcctgcaggaaaagcagcaatgtctcagtaaataacaatcactttttgtgcctaaaaagctgctggaaaaacagcgacaggttgctacaaacttgctaattattttataatttgttccatccatccatccatccatccatccacccacacaGGACTGGATTTAACCTGTACCTGTAACATGTTTGCTTAATTTCACCATTTTATTTGTAACATTTGTTACTGAACAAATTTTGATTCATCCAATTTATGATTCAATCCAATACCACACAGACAACCTAcagagcctggtctcactcagaagtcgttgaaatccggcacttgggcagtgacgaCATGATATGTTGCCATTATAGTTAAATGGTGcctggtggcgtcaggggggaaacatggcgggacaaggacaaaagttaaggcggcgaaagtccgaCTGGGGCTGTTAGGAGGGGCAGTGAATGGGTCAtgcaaacactgactttcacccatcAGAGCGCTGGTCGCATCcagtaagattctaaagccaaaccctgctcttttaTCCTAAACCTAGCCATGTGATTTGGTTGCCCAAAcacaaccatgtgtgtttgttgttgaaggagaaaaaacatcaatttgcagtgttgtaccgacatagtgggtttattttgaaaaagactgtatgtaaaggttaaatttcctgtgtaaacggaagtgtatttcaAGGTATGTAGCAGCATGTAGCAGGTAGACCTTGACActgtgtcccagaatgtcaaccaGGGCCGTCGCAaccggacaggcaaactaggcaattgcctagggccccgagctggaagggggcccccagagacggctgacattggtccatatcaatgacaatatgatggaacccctatagacactgcaacaacgacaacacgttggaatcccccctaatggggccccctactagctgctgcttgcaaGTGGCTAAGTAAGGTGACCAGATGTCCCGCACTGGgcgggactgcacagcatttctgtctcttttcaagcgtcacgcaaattgagaccatgtcctgcatgattggttgccacccgCGCTAACATTGTTGGAGtgccgtagtactacggtacctcacggtaccactactgtgggataagttcaaagtccaatcacgCCGttgcgcatggacactcaccctcttgcgcaagcaaaacaaatcattcagcacgctgtgcgagtacagatttcaaccagcagcagaaacgaaaggtgaatcctgccagttgtgggttgaacaggggtcacagacgctgtattcctgtcaaatacgccGCAAGATAAGGCTTACTGGCGACGgggaagtccggctccaggtccaataatttcctctttgttggtgtcatgactgcccagaaatacctgaacagccagccatggcggcacacaggtatgtgacgtgtcagaggagaaacaagccgttcacatttctgtctttgtggcaggtaacggccgacaaacctcactgcacttaagggactgttcattacttgtcaggggaggagggtggctagttgatttttattttattttttaattttattttgatcccccctatgttaatcacttattgatactgtttttgaagtatgaataagtcaataagtaatttattccactgaaatatcattgatgtattaggcctgtagaaaagtgatttatctttttataaatgacaaaaggcacatctgcctaatttttgctgtggtatcgtgatactttcactggtatcgtactttCCCCGGTATCTGGGGTGGGGTGGGCTCTTGCCtagggcccccagagtgtcttgaaacagccctgatgtcaacaaccaacgcacccaaagtaccttgcacattgtatatggatgtggaaagtccatgaccaaacgtaaatatgtgacaaggtcagagtgagaatgtgttgactacAGCATGTTGGATGTTATGTAATTTATAAGTAACAGCACAACAATAAAACCAAAGATGCAGACTGCATAGAAACAAAATGATATAGAAGCTTATTTTCCACAGGTAAGTTTTATTAGGCTATTATGTCTTTAcgtcttttgttgttgtttagtgttttttattttaggccAGTTCTagttaaatgtatttatgtagCCCATTGTAAGCACAGATTTTCCACACAATATCACTTTATATAcctttatatgtatttatactgtctACACAGTGTTATATTGTTTCTATATGACATCTATTGTACGTCTGTCCgttctggaagagggatccctcctcagttgctcttcctgaggtttctgtGACGTGAGGTGCAGAAAGGGAACCCAGGAGCGGAAACGGAGCCGGTtataacaatgatttatttaacaaaGGGGCGGGTGAATCcacaaaaaatcaaaattgcAAGAGTccttcaaaaaacacaaaagacgtCCAgagagtgctgggctgtgagggCACGGGAGGCACTGGAAAAGACGGAGGAGAGACACGGTTACAAAAACTCATCAAAATGCACAAGAGAAAGTTCACAATGTTACCAAACAGGAACCAAGCTGATACCACGGAGGTTCTCTGTATACTCTGGCGTCGAGGAGTGTCTCAGCAGGCTTAAAGTAGGCAGCTTGATTGGCAAAGCAGAAACAGGTGAGTCCAATCACTCCTCGACGCAGCAGGGGGGAAGGGTGCCTCCGGAGGAACAAAAGTAAAGGTacccaaacaacacacacacaaccggAACAtactatcaaaataaaagcagcagataCAAACCACAACAGTTTCTACCATTTCCCCCCCTGTTAAAGccatttttggggggagtttttacttatccgctgtgagggtccaaaggacagagagatgtcgtatgctgtaaaggcCTGtcaggcaaattgtgatttgtga harbors:
- the paqr9 gene encoding membrane progestin receptor epsilon translates to MLLKCGQPLPLLKHTDVPPRVIENFILTGYRFPNYSLRDCLLSAFRPTNETGNFWTHFLPVFIFSYYFVEVFGWEGAPHGDTPFFYPLWNYFIGVFCLLMASSMAHLLNSMSLVVREVCFFVDYGTISSYTVGSSLAYYYYIHPRAGIVETGGHNGSHIDLKHEPAESLTSSYAISDFSVFFETFYIPCACVVAIICVLSCCNTRQRWRRHRYLIRTLVFLLPFLVSSTPVFYRLLTRSPYATNSSSFAASTSTASFFYRHCLWLLVSAVFNISKFPERLAPGHFDIWGHSHQWFHCCTFLSILDELHMIKTEVKAILLSPTLLLPPATLSRLPGPTIASTYGVMLLLQTTIISIIVWFSWCANCIYGPQRDQLAKEQPKKHLKCH